The following proteins are encoded in a genomic region of Acidobacteriota bacterium:
- a CDS encoding DUF4129 domain-containing protein: MKSESTRTTEVLDEGWKLARGTASPWWGILWLGMLPWRAVEIHFWNRTLGLGDSASSYGTYLGSIAAAMLLTLLPASWARLVYVRACIARSEGKEISLSHALRVPPHVFISHLAVKLLILAGLFVTSLSGVGLVAFVALGGLSAVTAWSVSGPGIGEGLRKLAGVELTPLVGITFAFCIAFVAVMINLGAAVAILFWLADAVPGLDLVGVRALMMGRLFQISILWTSLLIMEPFWLGTMTALVQTGRRRKTGADLAARLERAFNRKGTLAAALVCLLAPSISAAEISLDGYRETLEAISADIRNERHGSALDRMNQLRSDRVRFGELTFVPDESLFATAGSEEVDLPALLARIDATVAALRSAERDVEAVRGGYEILDAERRSQELPALPGGGAAADLTIDRGVWDDVTGWLTKAFAWISEKLEWLWDWLITLWPQTDARDPEGGVTLTVMMTTILIAACLLALVLMVIRRSRRRPEAAPVIVERIASVADHDPRSREESEWVGLARSLAAAGRHREAIRAWYNAILSTLIRTRRVAWIRGRTNWEYVEAVAASSRWKGDLVRLTAEFDREWYGNHEVDSTAYASFAETAAMILDSIDDQREGAA; the protein is encoded by the coding sequence ATGAAAAGCGAGTCGACTCGCACCACGGAAGTGCTCGACGAAGGATGGAAGCTCGCTCGCGGAACCGCGTCTCCATGGTGGGGCATACTCTGGCTGGGAATGCTTCCGTGGAGGGCGGTCGAAATCCACTTCTGGAATCGGACTCTCGGACTCGGCGACTCGGCGTCGTCGTACGGTACCTACCTCGGGTCGATCGCCGCGGCGATGCTCCTTACACTCCTGCCAGCCTCGTGGGCACGGCTGGTTTACGTCCGTGCATGCATCGCCCGATCAGAAGGCAAAGAGATCTCTTTGTCCCACGCTCTGCGCGTGCCGCCACACGTCTTCATTTCGCATCTCGCCGTGAAACTGTTGATTCTGGCAGGACTCTTCGTGACGAGCCTTTCGGGCGTGGGCCTCGTTGCATTCGTCGCCCTGGGCGGGCTCTCGGCGGTCACCGCGTGGTCGGTCAGCGGTCCTGGCATCGGTGAAGGACTCCGCAAACTCGCAGGGGTCGAACTGACCCCCCTGGTCGGCATCACGTTCGCCTTCTGCATCGCTTTCGTCGCCGTGATGATCAATCTCGGCGCCGCGGTCGCGATTCTATTCTGGCTCGCCGATGCAGTTCCGGGCCTCGATCTGGTGGGCGTCCGAGCGCTGATGATGGGTCGTCTTTTCCAGATTTCGATCCTGTGGACCTCCCTGCTCATCATGGAGCCTTTCTGGCTCGGAACCATGACGGCACTGGTTCAAACGGGGCGGCGCAGAAAGACCGGAGCCGATCTCGCTGCCAGGCTCGAGCGGGCTTTCAATCGAAAAGGGACGCTCGCTGCCGCGCTTGTTTGTCTCCTGGCTCCGTCGATCAGCGCCGCCGAAATCTCGCTCGACGGCTATCGGGAGACCCTCGAGGCAATCTCCGCCGACATCCGGAACGAGCGACACGGGAGTGCTCTCGATCGAATGAATCAGCTTCGTTCCGATCGCGTCCGGTTCGGCGAGCTGACTTTCGTGCCCGACGAATCCCTCTTCGCCACGGCCGGCTCGGAGGAAGTCGATCTCCCCGCCCTGCTCGCTCGAATCGATGCGACGGTCGCTGCTCTTAGGTCGGCGGAGCGGGATGTTGAGGCGGTCAGGGGAGGTTACGAGATTCTCGATGCCGAGCGGCGGAGCCAGGAGCTGCCCGCTTTGCCCGGGGGAGGAGCGGCGGCCGATCTGACGATCGATCGCGGGGTCTGGGATGACGTCACCGGATGGCTCACGAAAGCCTTCGCCTGGATTTCCGAGAAACTCGAGTGGCTGTGGGACTGGCTGATCACCCTCTGGCCGCAGACCGATGCCCGCGATCCCGAAGGCGGGGTCACTCTGACCGTCATGATGACCACGATTCTGATCGCTGCCTGCCTGCTCGCGCTCGTCCTCATGGTGATCAGACGGTCGCGGCGACGGCCGGAGGCGGCCCCGGTCATCGTGGAGCGGATCGCGTCGGTCGCCGATCACGATCCACGATCGAGAGAGGAGAGCGAATGGGTGGGCCTCGCACGGAGCCTTGCCGCTGCCGGGAGGCATCGGGAGGCGATTCGAGCCTGGTACAACGCGATTCTTTCGACGCTGATCCGCACGAGACGAGTCGCGTGGATTCGAGGGCGAACCAACTGGGAGTACGTGGAAGCCGTAGCGGCTTCCTCTCGGTGGAAGGGAGACCTCGTCCGGCTGACAGCCGAGTTCGATCGAGAATGGTACGGAAATCACGAGGTCGACAGCACCGCGTACGCGTCTTTCGCAGAAACGGCAGCCATGATTCTCGATTCGATCGACGACCAGCGGGAAGGCGCCGCATGA